In Vagococcus hydrophili, one DNA window encodes the following:
- a CDS encoding bifunctional metallophosphatase/5'-nucleotidase has protein sequence MKSKSSLFIALSLLCPLTLSATHAIAEEAATSSSSNGVQITEATKESKESEKKEAGDKKNIPVQMLGVNDFHGALNTTGTAYLENGKFTNVGKASVLAAYLDQAQNDFKTKTESTYTERVQAGDLVGASPANSALLRDEPTMRVFNEMNFTIGTLGNHEFDKGLGEYVRILKGEQPTREAMGSISDDLWQAINGYPREKSTQQIAIANITNKTAGPQGEVGGKPYDLPPYIVKTYGEGTEAVKVGYIGVVTKEFPNLVLAEHTKDFNVIDEGEAVAKYTKELREEQGVNAVVVVSHVAATSKDDIVQGEVVDMMKTVDQLDPENGVDVVFAGHNHQYTNGLIKREGKKDVRVVQSTSQGKAYIDLQGELDPTTKGFKETPKAEIIPTDGSKITPDGKVQEIVDEASEIIKPVTNASIAKADLNKVSVVDGKPMITRNTNEHDESELGNLITDGQLYMANNSDLKDAKGNPVKADFAMTNSGGIRADLLLDKEGNITWGAAQTVQPFGNILQVVDMTGKDIKEALNQQYNNGKTGYTLQVSGLKYDYSGTAKTGDGSFKVENVRSDIDGMLLSDEKHYNVIINDFLFGGGDGFKAFTNGELVTAMDTDTNTFVNYFEAKTAKKELIEAPKVDRKSKYVMSADELKEVTKVNPIKKGDTVITGVSAPDAFVAFGKVDNTIIGRGQADKDGKFEVQLTEKVSEKTVNFHVALGQTRLEGPIFVELPQGPYIEYGKYVKVVKKNYSLWSNFDWQERNKSNNVLNEVFTARGKYNHENGATYLSLYDNKGKWQGYINENATELVKDPQGPYVRDGRYVTINRTGYSTWSNFDWQERNTTDKLVGQTYQAKGHYKHANGATYLSLYDGNGKWHGYVNKNAVKFADGPQGAYITDGSYVTISKDNYDVWSNFNWKRRNTSKKLMNQTFQAKGRYQHINGATYYSLYNNKGEWQGYINANAVKVGDGAQGAYINYGKKVTIAKKGYSTWANFGWKEMNRTDKMMGETFTARGQYNHYNGSTYYSLFDADGKWHGYVNKNAVK, from the coding sequence TTGAAGAGTAAAAGTTCATTATTTATTGCACTATCATTATTATGTCCGCTAACACTATCAGCAACACATGCAATTGCTGAAGAGGCAGCCACAAGTAGTTCAAGTAACGGGGTACAAATAACAGAGGCAACAAAAGAAAGCAAAGAATCAGAGAAAAAAGAAGCTGGTGACAAGAAGAATATTCCTGTTCAAATGTTAGGTGTTAATGATTTCCATGGTGCTTTAAATACAACAGGAACAGCTTATCTAGAAAACGGTAAATTTACAAATGTTGGTAAAGCATCAGTTTTAGCTGCTTATTTAGATCAAGCGCAAAACGATTTTAAAACAAAAACTGAGTCAACTTATACAGAACGTGTTCAAGCAGGGGATTTAGTTGGGGCAAGTCCTGCCAATTCAGCTCTTTTAAGAGATGAACCAACAATGCGTGTCTTTAATGAAATGAATTTTACCATTGGGACATTAGGAAATCATGAATTTGATAAAGGCTTAGGTGAATATGTCCGTATTCTTAAAGGTGAACAACCAACAAGAGAAGCAATGGGAAGTATTAGCGATGATTTATGGCAAGCTATTAATGGTTATCCAAGAGAAAAAAGTACACAACAAATAGCAATTGCTAATATTACTAATAAAACTGCTGGACCACAAGGTGAAGTAGGCGGAAAACCTTACGACTTACCACCGTATATTGTTAAAACATATGGTGAAGGAACTGAAGCAGTAAAAGTTGGTTATATTGGTGTAGTAACCAAAGAATTTCCTAACTTAGTTTTAGCAGAGCACACAAAAGATTTCAATGTGATTGACGAAGGTGAAGCTGTTGCTAAATATACAAAAGAATTACGTGAAGAGCAAGGCGTTAACGCTGTTGTAGTAGTCTCACACGTTGCAGCAACAAGTAAAGATGACATCGTTCAAGGTGAAGTTGTAGACATGATGAAAACTGTTGACCAATTAGATCCTGAGAATGGAGTAGACGTTGTTTTTGCAGGTCATAATCACCAATATACTAATGGTTTGATTAAACGCGAAGGTAAAAAAGATGTCCGTGTGGTTCAAAGTACATCTCAAGGAAAAGCGTATATTGATTTACAAGGCGAATTAGATCCAACAACTAAAGGTTTTAAAGAAACACCAAAAGCAGAAATTATTCCAACTGATGGCAGTAAAATTACACCAGATGGAAAAGTACAAGAAATTGTAGATGAAGCTTCAGAAATTATTAAACCAGTGACGAATGCTTCGATTGCTAAAGCTGATTTGAATAAAGTCTCTGTAGTAGATGGTAAACCGATGATTACTCGTAATACAAATGAGCATGATGAGTCTGAATTAGGTAACTTGATTACAGATGGTCAATTGTACATGGCAAACAACTCTGATTTAAAAGATGCTAAGGGTAACCCGGTTAAGGCTGACTTTGCAATGACTAACTCAGGTGGTATCCGTGCTGATTTATTATTAGATAAAGAAGGCAATATTACATGGGGAGCTGCTCAAACAGTTCAACCATTTGGTAATATCCTACAAGTTGTAGATATGACAGGTAAAGATATTAAAGAAGCTTTAAACCAACAATATAACAATGGTAAAACAGGTTATACGTTACAAGTTTCAGGTTTAAAATATGACTATAGTGGAACAGCTAAAACTGGCGACGGCTCATTTAAAGTTGAAAATGTAAGATCTGATATTGATGGAATGTTATTATCTGATGAAAAACACTATAATGTAATCATCAATGATTTCTTATTTGGTGGTGGAGATGGATTCAAAGCTTTTACTAATGGTGAATTAGTGACAGCTATGGATACTGACACAAATACATTTGTTAATTATTTTGAAGCTAAAACAGCTAAAAAAGAATTAATTGAAGCACCAAAAGTAGATCGTAAATCAAAATATGTGATGTCTGCAGATGAGCTTAAAGAAGTAACTAAAGTTAACCCAATTAAAAAAGGTGATACTGTTATTACAGGTGTTTCAGCACCAGATGCTTTCGTAGCATTTGGGAAAGTTGACAATACTATTATAGGTCGAGGGCAAGCGGATAAAGATGGTAAATTTGAAGTTCAGTTAACTGAAAAGGTTAGTGAAAAGACTGTTAATTTCCATGTGGCTTTAGGTCAAACAAGACTAGAAGGGCCTATCTTTGTAGAACTCCCACAAGGTCCATATATCGAGTATGGAAAATACGTTAAAGTTGTGAAGAAAAACTATAGTTTATGGTCAAACTTTGATTGGCAAGAAAGAAATAAATCTAATAATGTTTTAAACGAAGTATTTACTGCACGTGGTAAATACAACCATGAAAATGGGGCAACTTACTTATCACTTTATGATAACAAAGGTAAATGGCAAGGATATATCAATGAAAATGCAACTGAACTTGTTAAAGATCCACAAGGACCATATGTTAGAGATGGTCGCTATGTAACAATTAACCGTACAGGTTATAGCACATGGTCAAACTTTGATTGGCAAGAAAGAAATACAACTGACAAATTAGTTGGTCAAACATATCAAGCAAAAGGTCATTACAAACATGCTAATGGTGCGACATACTTATCATTATATGATGGTAATGGAAAATGGCATGGTTATGTAAATAAAAATGCTGTGAAATTTGCGGATGGCCCTCAAGGTGCGTATATTACTGACGGAAGTTATGTAACAATTTCTAAAGATAACTACGATGTATGGTCAAACTTCAATTGGAAGAGACGCAATACAAGTAAAAAATTAATGAATCAAACGTTCCAAGCAAAAGGTCGTTACCAACATATTAATGGAGCAACTTATTATTCACTATATAACAATAAAGGTGAGTGGCAAGGATACATCAATGCTAATGCAGTTAAAGTTGGAGACGGAGCACAAGGCGCTTATATTAACTATGGCAAAAAAGTAACAATTGCTAAAAAAGGCTATAGTACATGGGCGAACTTTGGTTGGAAAGAAATGAATAGAACTGATAAAATGATGGGCGAAACATTCACGGCTCGTGGACAATACAACCATTACAATGGTTCAACTTATTATTCTTTATTTGATGCAGATGGCAAATGGCATGGTTATGTCAATAAAAACGCTGTAAAATAA
- a CDS encoding helix-turn-helix transcriptional regulator has translation MNRIKKFRTEKKISQLELAKRVGVARQTINLIENGKYNPSLDLCIKLAKELESDLNSLFWEES, from the coding sequence ATGAATAGAATAAAGAAATTTCGAACAGAGAAAAAAATATCACAGTTAGAATTAGCGAAGCGAGTAGGCGTGGCAAGGCAGACGATTAACTTAATCGAGAATGGAAAATACAATCCATCCCTGGACTTATGCATTAAGCTAGCCAAAGAATTAGAGTCAGATTTAAATAGTTTATTTTGGGAGGAGTCATAA
- a CDS encoding DUF3278 domain-containing protein, whose protein sequence is MEKEKLGVRLIKRVYGINGVLDEYKRSEINRIGNNAFMFLWGYFLIANMIAMIAVLNFNPEIVLWVLLGTSFLVIIAIGLYIMYEAECAELTSIEVEEKDVTTIKKKMKKNAILGSLFFSGVQLIGKNFSMKSTIICLAVGFLFGGMIYAIGVANIKKVKDD, encoded by the coding sequence ATGGAGAAGGAAAAATTAGGGGTTCGTTTGATTAAAAGAGTTTATGGTATAAATGGCGTTTTAGATGAATATAAACGATCTGAAATAAACCGAATTGGTAATAATGCCTTTATGTTTTTATGGGGCTATTTTCTAATAGCGAACATGATTGCGATGATTGCTGTCTTAAATTTTAATCCTGAGATTGTCTTGTGGGTTTTACTTGGTACAAGTTTTTTAGTCATTATCGCCATTGGTTTATATATTATGTACGAGGCTGAATGTGCTGAGTTAACTAGTATTGAGGTGGAAGAAAAAGATGTCACTACAATCAAAAAGAAAATGAAGAAAAATGCTATTTTAGGAAGTTTATTTTTTTCAGGTGTCCAGTTAATCGGAAAAAATTTTTCGATGAAGTCGACGATTATCTGTTTAGCCGTTGGATTCCTTTTTGGAGGGATGATTTATGCTATTGGTGTGGCGAATATAAAAAAAGTTAAGGACGATTAG
- a CDS encoding DUF3278 domain-containing protein, whose product MKEEKMITRLIKHIYGITGVIDEYKRSEINRIGNNAFMFTWLVSFISMMVCLVLAMYIDPAIIFWGYLSINMLNIFITMCYIGYQVDYLGLGNYDKEEIDYRREKKALLRRMILSGVFFTTYMFVMSPEELSMKRLASSLISGIIFVSGISIASLYQLKRSRRSKINRHG is encoded by the coding sequence ATGAAGGAAGAAAAAATGATTACCCGATTAATCAAGCATATTTACGGGATTACCGGTGTAATAGATGAATACAAACGATCTGAAATCAACCGAATTGGTAATAATGCCTTTATGTTTACGTGGTTAGTGTCCTTTATTTCAATGATGGTGTGTTTAGTACTTGCAATGTACATTGATCCAGCAATAATTTTTTGGGGTTATTTGAGTATTAATATGTTAAATATTTTTATCACGATGTGCTATATCGGTTATCAAGTCGATTATTTAGGGTTAGGTAATTATGATAAAGAGGAGATAGATTATAGAAGAGAGAAGAAAGCTTTGCTTCGTAGAATGATTCTATCAGGTGTCTTTTTTACAACTTATATGTTTGTGATGAGTCCAGAAGAGCTTTCAATGAAACGCTTAGCAAGTAGTTTGATTAGCGGCATTATTTTTGTGTCAGGCATATCAATAGCTAGTTTGTACCAACTAAAAAGATCTCGAAGATCAAAAATAAACCGACATGGCTGA
- a CDS encoding pentapeptide repeat-containing protein, translating into MPEFKLEQPRLSQHLEEILPEYLEDELMIQQNLIREVTLSHSSHASLVFEKSHFYKVDFSNSFFERFESVDCVFESCDFSNIEWIGASFHRCIFKNCKLTGANFAESLLQNCQFLDCNIPYASFNFTQLKRVYFSECQLDYSEFNDVKWQHLEMSQCHLNKSTWINTILNKLNLSSCLFETITLSPDLIRGFIVNYEQAITVGLTLGLVLDEPR; encoded by the coding sequence ATGCCCGAGTTTAAATTGGAACAACCTAGACTAAGTCAACATTTAGAAGAGATACTACCTGAATACCTAGAAGATGAGTTAATGATTCAACAAAATCTAATCAGAGAAGTTACGCTGTCCCATAGTTCTCACGCAAGTCTTGTGTTTGAAAAAAGTCATTTTTACAAAGTTGATTTTTCTAACAGTTTTTTTGAACGATTTGAATCCGTTGATTGTGTGTTTGAATCCTGTGATTTTTCAAACATCGAATGGATTGGTGCTTCTTTCCATCGCTGTATTTTTAAAAATTGCAAACTAACTGGGGCTAACTTTGCAGAGAGTCTGCTCCAAAACTGTCAGTTTCTTGATTGCAATATTCCCTATGCATCCTTTAATTTTACTCAATTAAAACGTGTTTATTTTTCTGAATGCCAACTTGATTATTCTGAGTTTAATGACGTTAAATGGCAGCATTTAGAAATGAGTCAATGTCATTTAAATAAATCAACTTGGATTAATACTATCCTGAATAAATTAAATCTATCTTCGTGCCTATTTGAAACCATTACCTTGTCTCCTGATCTAATTAGAGGCTTTATCGTTAATTACGAACAAGCCATCACAGTTGGACTAACTTTAGGACTTGTTTTAGATGAGCCTAGATAA
- the infC gene encoding translation initiation factor IF-3 — protein MTIAKDIMVNDGIRAKEVRLISADGEQLGVKSKVEALRIAESANLDLVLVAPTAKPPVAKVMDHGKFRFEQQKKEREARKKQKVINVKEVRLSPTIDVNDFNTKLRNARKFLEKGDKVKASIRFKGRAITHKEIGQNVLNRLADETADIATVEQKAKMDGRSMFLVLAPKADK, from the coding sequence ATGACCATAGCAAAAGATATTATGGTAAACGACGGCATTCGTGCAAAAGAAGTACGTTTAATCTCGGCAGACGGCGAACAGTTAGGTGTTAAAAGTAAAGTTGAAGCATTGAGAATTGCTGAGAGTGCAAACTTAGACTTAGTTTTAGTAGCACCCACTGCAAAACCACCCGTTGCAAAAGTAATGGATCACGGTAAATTCCGTTTTGAGCAACAGAAAAAAGAACGTGAAGCCCGTAAAAAACAAAAAGTAATCAATGTTAAAGAAGTACGTTTAAGTCCAACAATCGACGTGAATGATTTTAATACAAAACTTCGTAACGCTCGTAAATTCCTTGAAAAAGGTGATAAAGTGAAAGCTTCTATCCGTTTCAAAGGTCGCGCGATTACTCATAAAGAAATTGGTCAGAACGTCTTGAACCGTTTAGCTGATGAAACTGCTGACATTGCGACAGTAGAGCAAAAAGCAAAAATGGATGGTAGAAGTATGTTTCTAGTACTTGCACCAAAAGCAGATAAGTAA
- the rpmI gene encoding 50S ribosomal protein L35 yields the protein MPKMKTHRGLAKRVKRTGGGGLKRYRAFTSHRFHGKTKKQRRQLRRPRMVSKGDYKRIRQMLTGMR from the coding sequence ATGCCAAAAATGAAAACTCACCGCGGACTAGCTAAACGTGTTAAACGTACAGGTGGTGGCGGATTAAAAAGATATCGCGCGTTTACAAGTCACCGTTTCCACGGTAAAACTAAAAAACAACGTCGTCAATTACGTCGTCCAAGAATGGTATCAAAAGGCGATTACAAACGTATCCGTCAAATGTTGACAGGAATGAGATAA
- the rplT gene encoding 50S ribosomal protein L20, which translates to MARVKGGTVTRQRRKKVLKLAKGYYGSKHTLFKTAKEQVMKSHTYAFRDRKQTKRNFRKLWIARINAGARMNGLSYSKMMHGLKLAEIDINRKMLSELAIHDAEAFTALAETAKTELAK; encoded by the coding sequence ATGGCACGTGTAAAAGGTGGAACAGTAACTCGCCAACGTCGTAAAAAAGTGCTTAAGTTAGCTAAAGGCTACTATGGCTCAAAACACACATTATTCAAAACAGCAAAAGAACAAGTGATGAAATCTCACACTTATGCTTTTAGAGATCGTAAACAAACTAAACGTAACTTCCGTAAATTATGGATTGCTCGTATCAACGCTGGCGCTCGTATGAACGGTTTAAGCTACAGCAAAATGATGCACGGCTTAAAATTAGCTGAAATCGACATCAACCGTAAAATGTTATCTGAATTAGCTATCCATGATGCAGAAGCTTTCACAGCTCTTGCTGAAACAGCTAAAACAGAATTAGCTAAATAA
- a CDS encoding tautomerase family protein: MPLFKIDVLDHYTEEKLSKLLGIIHKNAVSSFQIPEGDRFQIVTRHKSDEMILEDTGLGFTRTKDMIAIQIFSRKREKQMKLKFYQQVVEELNVELDINKKDVLISFFENQDEDWSFADGEAQFVTGKLS, from the coding sequence ATGCCTTTATTTAAAATTGATGTATTAGATCATTATACAGAAGAAAAACTATCAAAGTTATTAGGAATTATTCATAAGAATGCAGTAAGTTCTTTTCAAATACCAGAAGGAGATCGGTTTCAAATCGTAACCCGTCATAAGTCAGACGAAATGATTTTAGAAGACACAGGTTTAGGGTTTACACGAACGAAAGACATGATTGCCATTCAAATATTTAGCCGAAAAAGAGAAAAACAGATGAAATTAAAATTTTATCAGCAAGTGGTAGAAGAATTAAATGTTGAACTGGATATAAACAAAAAAGATGTTTTAATCTCTTTCTTTGAAAACCAAGATGAAGACTGGTCATTTGCAGATGGAGAAGCTCAATTTGTGACAGGAAAATTGTCGTAA
- a CDS encoding AEC family transporter, with amino-acid sequence MFTLILEQNVMLFIYLAIGYFLAKIGKISEQGLKEAGFFLSNFALTCAIFNSFQTPYTDEKFKLIKDSLLVALILIIFLIILSFILAKLFKINPENKETWRACCIFSNILFIGIPIVDSLYGEIGLIVLVSFNTIFNLFLFSVGESIFSGTLIVSFKKVMKTPAILSMILGMLFFLLDIKLPIFIGTPVKTIAAFTAPLAMIVNGAMFYGTSFKKLIKNKDILLFCLVRLVCIPILAMLIFKPFVSNEMVFALLVLVAAMPSGSLNSVFAQMYQGKGQLASNYIIISTLISLITVPLMITLSQLI; translated from the coding sequence ATGTTTACATTGATTTTGGAACAAAATGTGATGTTGTTTATTTATTTGGCTATTGGTTATTTTTTAGCAAAAATCGGCAAAATAAGCGAACAGGGGTTAAAAGAGGCGGGCTTTTTTCTTTCTAATTTTGCTTTAACGTGCGCTATTTTTAATAGCTTCCAAACACCTTACACAGATGAAAAGTTTAAACTAATTAAAGATTCTTTACTCGTGGCACTTATTTTAATTATTTTTTTAATTATTCTTAGTTTCATTTTAGCGAAGTTATTTAAAATAAATCCTGAAAATAAAGAGACTTGGCGGGCTTGTTGTATTTTTTCGAATATACTATTTATAGGGATTCCTATTGTCGATTCCTTATATGGTGAGATTGGTTTAATTGTTTTGGTTTCATTTAATACTATTTTTAATTTATTTTTATTTAGTGTGGGAGAGTCTATTTTTTCTGGGACGTTGATTGTGTCCTTCAAAAAAGTAATGAAGACACCTGCAATTTTAAGTATGATTCTAGGTATGTTATTCTTTCTTTTAGATATCAAGTTACCGATATTTATAGGAACACCTGTTAAAACAATTGCAGCGTTCACAGCGCCTCTTGCGATGATTGTTAATGGAGCGATGTTTTACGGTACCTCATTTAAGAAACTAATTAAAAATAAAGATATCCTGTTATTCTGTCTCGTTCGTTTAGTATGCATTCCTATTTTAGCCATGCTGATTTTCAAACCATTCGTCTCAAATGAGATGGTCTTTGCTTTATTAGTTTTAGTAGCAGCTATGCCATCAGGTTCATTAAATTCAGTCTTTGCTCAGATGTATCAAGGAAAAGGTCAGTTAGCTTCTAACTATATAATTATATCAACTTTAATTAGTCTTATTACTGTTCCTTTGATGATTACATTAAGTCAGTTGATCTAG
- a CDS encoding lipoate--protein ligase, with protein MFFHRMKSQDIRVNLATEDYLMKNYETEEPILLMYIQNPCIIVGKHQNIYEEVALGNVEEDGVVLTRRLSGGGAVYDDLGNVSFSFVMKKGRTAFGDYVTITEPIVKALKEMGVEDISINGRNDLFIKDKKISGNAMYSKGEKMFSHGTLLYDVDLEKIKRYLTPSKEKLKTNHIQSVEARVTNIKSHLSKKYQQMTTEEFRDELIMRIFGVSSLEAIKEKEIKLSDEDAINIQKRVADIYGNQEFVYGSHQEFSLKRRAYIKNVGLVIAELEIEAGKIKDLSFSGDYFSQEDPNEMIEALIGKRLIFNELMKELELLAIGKYFTGLSRRDLVSLLLGEYSND; from the coding sequence ATGTTTTTTCACAGAATGAAGAGTCAGGATATTCGGGTGAATTTAGCAACAGAAGATTATTTGATGAAAAATTACGAAACGGAAGAACCGATTCTTTTAATGTATATCCAAAACCCATGTATTATTGTTGGAAAACATCAAAATATTTATGAGGAAGTTGCATTAGGTAACGTTGAGGAAGATGGGGTTGTCTTAACGAGACGTTTATCTGGTGGTGGGGCAGTTTATGATGATTTAGGTAATGTTAGTTTTAGTTTTGTGATGAAAAAAGGAAGAACAGCATTTGGTGATTATGTGACCATTACGGAACCGATTGTCAAAGCACTAAAAGAAATGGGTGTTGAGGACATTTCAATTAATGGTCGGAATGATTTGTTTATAAAGGATAAGAAAATATCAGGTAATGCGATGTATTCAAAAGGTGAAAAGATGTTTTCCCATGGCACTTTACTTTATGATGTTGATTTAGAAAAAATAAAAAGATATCTGACGCCTTCAAAAGAAAAATTGAAAACCAATCATATTCAATCTGTTGAAGCCAGGGTGACTAACATAAAGTCACATTTAAGTAAAAAATATCAACAAATGACAACGGAAGAATTCAGGGATGAGTTGATCATGAGGATATTCGGAGTGAGTTCATTAGAAGCGATTAAGGAAAAAGAAATTAAACTTTCTGATGAGGATGCGATAAACATTCAAAAAAGAGTAGCTGATATTTATGGAAATCAGGAGTTTGTCTACGGATCTCATCAAGAGTTTTCTCTTAAAAGAAGAGCTTACATTAAAAATGTTGGTTTAGTGATTGCCGAATTGGAGATTGAGGCAGGAAAAATCAAGGATCTATCTTTCTCAGGTGACTATTTTAGTCAAGAAGATCCTAATGAAATGATTGAAGCTTTAATAGGTAAACGCTTAATTTTTAATGAACTCATGAAAGAGCTTGAATTATTAGCTATCGGTAAATACTTTACCGGATTAAGTCGAAGAGATTTAGTAAGCTTACTACTTGGGGAATATTCCAATGATTGA
- a CDS encoding ATP-binding cassette domain-containing protein: protein MIELVNVSKKYQEIEVLKGINLKVEENDIVGIVGESGSGKSTLLRLIQLMEEPTSGVIVLNNHLATTWNKREICEQQKKMSLLFQNFNLLSNLKVIDNVHLPLKLQGKKELKKAEKLLDFVGLSDKKNMYPAQLSGGQKQRVALARALITDPEVLLLDEATSALDEQTTREMVLLLERVHREFKPTIIFVSHDLNVIKHCCHKVFIMEKGCLVDNFEIQKESFLTDDESYLDKARRVLRP, encoded by the coding sequence ATGATTGAGTTAGTAAATGTTTCTAAAAAATATCAAGAGATTGAAGTCTTAAAAGGAATCAATCTGAAGGTTGAAGAAAATGATATTGTGGGAATTGTTGGGGAAAGTGGTTCAGGAAAATCAACCTTACTTAGATTGATTCAGTTAATGGAAGAACCAACGTCAGGTGTTATTGTTTTAAATAATCATCTAGCAACTACGTGGAATAAGAGGGAAATATGTGAGCAGCAGAAAAAAATGAGTTTGCTCTTTCAGAATTTTAATTTACTAAGTAATTTGAAAGTGATTGATAATGTTCATCTTCCTCTTAAATTACAAGGAAAAAAAGAGTTAAAGAAAGCTGAAAAGTTGTTAGACTTTGTTGGTTTATCAGATAAAAAGAACATGTATCCTGCTCAATTAAGTGGGGGACAAAAACAACGTGTGGCTCTTGCTAGAGCATTAATAACAGATCCTGAAGTTTTACTCCTTGATGAAGCAACCAGTGCGTTAGATGAACAGACAACAAGGGAAATGGTTCTTCTGCTAGAGAGAGTTCATCGTGAATTCAAACCAACGATTATTTTTGTGAGTCATGATTTGAATGTGATTAAACACTGTTGTCATAAAGTCTTTATCATGGAGAAAGGATGTTTAGTAGATAATTTTGAAATTCAAAAAGAATCTTTTTTAACGGATGATGAAAGCTATCTAGACAAAGCAAGACGGGTATTACGCCCATGA
- a CDS encoding methionine ABC transporter permease codes for MTPMNQVIYYFPEMIKALKETGMMLGISLFVGLVGGMMMGLCLFLFRPEGRSPNKLIMLLFNLYVNVMRSFPFLLLVVAIIPLTRLVFGTAFGPIAASFPLSFVAIAIFARLVEQVLLDIPKEVEELASSLGVNNVKFVYYFLLKEARSGLVLSFTSMTISLMSYSTVMGVVGGGGIGDFAIRFGYQRYEYEVMYTTIVLMILIVGSIQIVGTYVSKKLDKRKLIK; via the coding sequence ATTACGCCCATGAATCAAGTCATCTATTATTTTCCAGAAATGATCAAAGCATTAAAAGAAACAGGAATGATGCTTGGAATTTCTTTATTTGTGGGGTTAGTAGGAGGAATGATGATGGGGCTGTGCTTGTTCTTATTCCGTCCAGAAGGCCGTAGCCCAAACAAATTAATCATGTTACTGTTTAATCTTTATGTCAATGTGATGAGATCCTTCCCATTTCTCTTATTAGTCGTCGCCATTATCCCCTTGACTAGGCTTGTTTTTGGAACAGCTTTTGGTCCAATCGCGGCGTCATTTCCACTGAGTTTTGTGGCGATTGCTATTTTTGCTCGTCTAGTGGAACAAGTCTTATTAGATATTCCTAAAGAAGTGGAAGAATTAGCCAGTTCTTTAGGTGTGAACAATGTTAAATTTGTGTACTACTTCTTACTGAAAGAAGCTAGAAGTGGCTTAGTTCTTAGTTTTACGTCCATGACTATTAGTTTAATGTCTTATTCAACCGTCATGGGCGTTGTTGGTGGCGGAGGAATTGGTGATTTTGCCATTCGTTTCGGTTATCAACGCTACGAATATGAAGTGATGTACACAACCATTGTTTTGATGATTTTAATTGTGGGTAGTATTCAAATAGTAGGAACCTATGTTAGTAAAAAATTAGATAAAAGGAAGTTAATCAAATGA